Sequence from the Terriglobia bacterium genome:
TTTTTGCCACGCTGCCATTTTTTATCCCTGCGCCCACGTTGATTGGGACGCTGGGAGCTTTTATCCGCATCAAGTCGCCCATTAAGAGCCGCGCTGATTTGTTCGACATTGGCATTGCCGGTCCGATCGCCGGTTTTATTGTTGCGGTGCCAGTAATGTTCTATGGCTTGCTGGCCTCCAAACTGCTCACCGGCGATGCCGCTGCGGCTGCCGCTTCTTCCGATCCGGCCAAGGCCAGCATGCTGCTGGGCTTTCCACTGATCTTTAAGCTCGGGCACTGGATCATGGCTGCGATGGGAAGCCACGCAGCGGTGGCTCAGGCTCCTGTGAGCGCACTGTATCTGCATCCTATGGCGATGGCAGCCTGGGTGGGAATGCTGGCGACCTCACTGAATTTATTGCCGGGGGGCCAGCTGGATGGCGGACACATTATTTTTGCGGTGAATCCGCGGCTGCATCGGCCTGTATCCATGCTGAGCATTTTGGTATTGCTTTTGCTGAGCTGGTATTACTGGGCAGGATGGCTTCTCTGGGCCGTGGTGTTGCGCTTTACCGGCGGCCGCCATCCAGACGTACCTCTGATGCCGCCGCTCGATGCCAAGCGCCGCGTGCTGGCATTTTTTGCTTTGCTGATGTTGGCGCTAACGCTTATTCCTGCGCCGTTCGGCGATCAGGGACTGGGCAAGGTGTTGAATGACTATCGGGCACAGCGCCAGCAACAGCCGTCCAAGTAGTTTGCGCTTTTCTCACAAAAGAGAGATCGCGTCCACATCCACAATGACATTCGTTCGCGGAATTTTTTCTCCATCGGCAAAGCCCAGCATTCTTCGCAACGATGCATTCAGCTTTTCCCTGCTCGCCGCTTTCAGGATGAAGTGATAGCGATAATCGCGCTTCAGCCGCATAATCGGCGCTGCTGAAGGCCCCAGCACGCGCACACCTTCATTGCGTGTCCCCTCAAACCATTTGCCTAGCTGTCCGGTCCAGCGCAACGCCTGCTCCAGCTTGTCACTTCGTACCAGCACATTGGCCAGCGCAGAAAACGGAGGATAGTGCATCCACTTGCGGAAGCGCACTTCCTTCTCATAAAAGCCGGCGTAATCGTGCTGCTGCGCGAACTGGATCGCGTAGTGATCGGGATGATATGTCTGCAACACTACCTTCCCTGGAATTTCACCGCGGCCCGCTCGTCCAGCGACCTGTGTCAGTAATTGAAACGTGCGTTCGGCGGCGCGAAAGTCGGGAAATCCCAGCGCGTAATCCGCTCCAACTACGCCCACCAGCGTGACGCCGTGAACGTCGTGCCCTTTGGCAATCATCTGCGTGCCGACCAGAAGATTGATTTCTCCCGCATGAAACTGGTTGAGCACCCGCTCAAAGTCATGCCGATTGCGCACGGTGTCGCGGTCAAGGCGGCCAATGCGCGCCTGCGGAAATGCCGCGTGCAGCCGCTCTTCAACTTTCTCTGACCCCGTTCCCAGAAAGAAAATGTGCTCGCTGTTGCACGCCATGCAGCGCTTGGGAACCGCCTGCCGATAGCCGCAATAATGGCACTCCATGCGGTGCGCGGCCTTGTGATAGGTCATGGCAATCGTGCAGTTCTTGCATTGCAGCGTCTCACCGCAAGCGCGGCATAGAACAACCGATGAATACCCTCGACGGTTCAGCAACACCATCGCCTGCTCGCCGCGATCCAGCCGGTCGGTCACTTCCTGAATGAGTTGGCGGGAAAAAATCTGGTCTTCGCCGGTCTGCTGAAACTCAGATCGCATGTCCACCAGCTCGACTTCAGGCAGCGGCCGCCTCTCCACGCGCTCTTTCAGTTCAATCAGCCGATACTTCCCTGCCTCTGCATTGTGGTAGGACTCAATCGCGGGCGTGGCCGAAGCCAGCACCACCGCTGCGTTCGTGAGCTTGCCGCGCATTACCGCAACATCCCGTCCGTTATAGCGCGGCGTTTCTTCCTGCTTGTATGAGCTGTCGTGTTCTTCGTCCACCACGATGAGCGCCAGATTCTCCACCGGCGCAAAAACCGCTGAGCGCGTGCCGACTACTATCCGCGCATCGCCACGCCTTATGCGGTGCCACTGCTCCGCGCGCTCATCGGCAGAAAGCGCCGAATGCAGTATGGCGACTTCATCCCCAAACACCTGATGCAGATTCGCCGCAGCGGCTGGCGTGAGCCCAATCTCCGGCACCAACAAGATCGCCGCACGCCCTTGCTCCAGCACTGCCTGCATCGCCGCCAGATAAACCGCCGTCTTGCCCGAGCCGGTGACCCCGTGCAGCAGCGAGACTGAAAATTTCTGTTCTGCCACCGACCTTTGAATCGCCGTCAGCGCGGCTTTCTGTTCCGCGTTAAAGATAAAGTCCAGGTGTGAGGGCCCGCGCTTCTTCATGCTGCTGACGCTGAAATCAGCCTGCTCCTCCACCAGTTCCACGATGCCGCGCTTGACCAGCGTTTGCAGCGTCGTGCGCGGCACAGCAAGCTCGCGAATTTGCTCCACCAATACCCTGCCTGCCTGCTGCTGAAGCAACGCGACGATCTTCTGCTGATTCTCATTCAGCTTGCCGCCTGGTTTTCCAGGAAAAAGCTCTTTGAGAACAGCCACCTGCACTGTCCGTTGCGCGTCGCGGACAGAAGAAACGTCTTCCCGCGCAATCCATTTCTTGCGCAGCAAGAGATCGAGCACTTGCCGGTTCGCGCCCGTGGCGGAACGGATCGTTCCTTCCAGCGCCTCGTCAGACATAGACAGATAATCGAGCACCGCGTACTCAATCATCTGCGTGTCAATGTCCTGTTTCGATCGGCGCGACGAGCCCGCGGTGGCTGAAGCATGCAGCGCCTCGTAACCAACTTCAGTGATCCGATAGAGCTTAGCCTTCTTGATCTCGGCGGCAAGCGGCAACATGCCACGAAACACATCGCCAATCGGAGCCAGGTAATACTGCGCGATCCATTGCCCCAGCTTCATCAACCCTTCATCCAAGACGGGCTCGGTATCCAGCACCTGGATCACGGTCTTGGCTTGCATGGAAGGTGCGTGATCATGAATCGCCGTCACCACGCCGGAGATGCGCTGGTTGCGAAACGGCACGAGCACACGTCCACCTACTACCGGCTGCTGCTCGGCAATTTTGTAGGTGAATGCCATGTCCAGCGGGACTGGCAATGCTACGTCGCAAAAGGTGGGCATGAGCTAAGAGAAGATTGTACGGGAAGAGCTGAGCGGCGTGGCGGCGACTGCCCTTCCGGAGTTTGGCTATCGCCCGATACTACTCAGGCGTGCTCTTGGCCGAAGGCGGGTTCAATCCCAGATACTTCATCACCATCTGCAGATCCTTCCACGCTTCCTTTTTCTGCCGCGGATCGCGCAGCAGATACGCCGGATGGTACGTCACCAGGAGCTTGGAATCTCGAAAGTCATACCAGCGTCCGCGAAGGTTGGCCATGGAATCATTCACAGCCAGCAGGTTCTTGGCCGCCACGGCGCCCAGCGCAACGATGACTTTGGGCTTGATCACGTCAATTTGCCGCATGAGAAAAGGTGAGCAGGTATCGCACTCATCTTTTTCCGGCGTGCGATTACTGGGCGGCCGGCACTTCACTACGTTCGCAATGTAAACGTCTTCGCGCTTGATTCCCATGGCGGAAATCATGTTGTTCAAGAGCTGTCCTGCGCGCCCGACGAACGGTTCGCCTTTCGCGTCTTCATCAGCGCCAGGGCCTTCGCCAACAAACATCAGGTCGGCATTCACATTGCCCACGCCAAATACCAGGTTGGTACGTCCTTTGTGCAGTCGGCAACGCGTGCAGTCGCCTATGTCTTCACGAATTAGTTTCAGTGCCGAAGGCTTGTCGCCGACCACGGGCGGTAACGACGGCGAAATCTGGGTCTTCATCGGTGCGCTCTCAGGAGTACTCTCAGCTACCGGCTGCAATGCCAGTTCAGCGCTCTGGTCGATGGGCTGGCGATAGAAATCATGGATGCCCATCTCTTTGTAATATTTCACGCGGGCGGCAAGATGTTTCCTAGTTTGCGGATCGAGGGACTTGGGCATGGCTGCAAGCAAAAATAAATGGTTAGGCAAAAGAAGTAAACGGCGTCAGGACCTTTTTGTTTTTCTCCGTGTTTGTTTCTAGCCGCCGCTCGATGAATGGTGTAAAGGCTGAGTCTTGGCCCTTTTCGGTTGACGATCCTGATGCGGGCGCGGATCATAACGAAGGAATCACAGCATAAATAGCGTTCTATTTCCCAATGCAAGCTTTTCTAAGGAAGTATCTTATGCGCTCTTTATTTGTTCTTGTCTGCTCCTGCCTAGGCTTTTTCGCTACTGGCTGCGCGGCTCATCATCGTGCTGCGACGCCGGATTCCATTCAAGCGCGGCCACCGGCTCCGGTCGTGGTTTCCGGCTCAGTACGCGAGTCTCTGCCGGGCGATTACTTGCGCTTGATCTTTCCCAGCAAAGGCACAGTTATTACACAGATTACAAAGCTTTCCGCTCCTGGAGCTTTGCGTGCTTTCACCACGGCTACCGTACTCTACTCGCCGCCGCTCAAGCTTGCAGAAATGCCCTACTATTCAGGACTGGTGAACGATGATGGAAAGGTGCTGGTAGCCATGCGCTGCCGTCCGCCGCATCCGGAAGCGGTGGATGCCGTTCTAGCTACATGGCCCAATGTGTTTCTGGCAGTCCAGCGTGATGTTCCCCTGCCTCCCGGCGCTTGTGAGAACGCCCCCAGTGATCCTGCCACGCAGATGGCGTGCTTTGCAAAGGCGTTCAGCGATCCTCCAGTGAGGGAAGTTCCTTCCGCACTCGCGCAAACCTTCAACTATGCAGCCAAGCTCTACGATGATCCCAAGCTCAAGCCGCTGGCCGATTGGCTGAAAAATAATTACGGGATATATCCCGCATTTAGCGGAATGGGATATTCGGTGAAAGACTCTTATTCGATTGACAAACAGCCAATGAGTTCGCAGCAGGTGCTGGTGAAGTCCGAGTCATCAGAATACATTCTCAAGAATGTGTCATTAGGCGAGGCCGGCTGCCGCTGCATTTCAGTCGCTCCATATCCTGGCCGGTCCAATGCTCCTGTTGATCCTGATTTTATTTCGCAAGCTGGTGGTGATGGAACCTGCAAAGCCGTAGACCGGCTGGCAAGCCAAGGCGGGCATAAGCACTAGCGACTTTTTATCTGGATTGCTGGAGTCGTGTTGCTTTTCACATAAAAACAAATCTCACCACGGATGACAAGGATTTACAAATTGGAAGTGGTCCTATTTGAACTTTTTGATCCGTGTAAATCAGTGCTATCAGTGTTATCTGTGGTGAGGTTTGGTTTTTTGTTCAAAGCCGAGCCGTGTACGTTCCAGTTTGACCTTCACAACCGCATCCAGCACCCGATGCGCGACTTCCCATTTGCTCGTTTCCGGCACGGTCTCTGCTCCAGCATGTGTAAGGATCGTGACGGCGTTGCGTTCTGAGTCGAATCCTATCCCGGGCTGCGAGACGTCATTGAGCACGATGGCGTCCAGCGATTTGCTTTCCAGCTTCTTGCGCGCGTTCGCTAGCACATCAGTAGTTTCGGCGGCAAAGCCCACAACGATGCGGCTGCCTTTTTTCGCGCCCAGTTCGGCCAGGATGTCGATGGTGGGCTCGAGTTCCAGCGTCATGGGGCCTTTGCGCTTGATTTTTTCGTCGGCGGCCGCTCGCACGGTGAAATCCGCCACCGCGGCAGCTTTGATCACGATTGTCGCGCGCTCAAAATGCGCCGTCACGGCATCACGCATCTGCTGCGCCGTCTGCACCTGAACAACTTCCGCCGATGACGGGGGCTTGAGCGCCGTTGGCCCAGAGATCAGAATGACTTTTGCGCCCCGGCGCAACGCCGCTTCCGCCAGCGCATAGCCCATCTTCCCGCTGGATCGATTGCCGATGTAACGCACCGGATCAATCGGCTCGCGCGTGGGCCCCGCCGTGACTAATACAGTCTCCCCAGCAAGGTCCTGCTCCGCCTTCAAGGCCTTGAGCACTGCCAAGACAATCGTCTCATTCGCAGCCAGCCGCCCTGCTCCCACCATGCCGCAAGCCAGGTAACCGCTGTCCGGTTCTACAACCGCAACTCCACGGGCCTTCAGCGTTTGAATATTGGCCTGCGTGGCGGCGTTTTCCCACATGTTTACGTTCATGGCGGGTGCCACAACGACCGGTGCAGTGGTGGCAAGAAACAATGTCGTTAAAAAATCGTTGGCTTCGCCGTGGGCGAATTTGGCGATCACGTCGGCAGTAGCAGGCGCAACAACCAATGCATCAATCGCCTGGGCCACCGCGATGTGTTCGACCGCAGAATCGATATTAGGTTCTTCAGCGCCTGCGCCAAACAGATCGGTAATCACTTTTTCGCCGCTCAGCGCAGCAAAGGTCAGCGGACGGACAAACTCCTGCGCTGCGCGTGTCATCACCACCTGTACGCGGATGCCGCGATCCTGCAATAGACGGACCAGTTCAGCCGCCTTATACGCGGCTATTCCCCCCGTAACTCCCAGAGCGACCTTCATAGCAAAAATTGTAGCCTGCTTGGAAATAGAGTCATAGTGGCAGGATTGGGACGCTTTTTCTTTTTGTGTATCCCGAGCGAGGCGAGGGAACCCTATAGTAACAATCGAGCTTGGGTTTGAGATGACTAGCTCACTACAGAATACAGGGACATTACAGCCTTCCAGGCAAAACCACGGCCTTCAAAACGTGGCCAGAATTCCCCTGATTTTATCTTCCATGTTGGCCTTCAGGCATTTTTCGGCCGTCGCCAGATATTGTTTTTCCGCCGCGGAAGGCGGTTTCCCAGACCTCCGGATGCGCTCACCCAGGACAATCGCCTGCAATTGGTCTACCGACTGCTCCAGGCGATCATTGATCAGAATGTAGTCATAGTTGGGATAGTTCTCAATCTCGCGGCGGGCTTCGTCCAGGCGGCGACGGATGACGTCTTCGGCAAGAACATTCTCGCTCTGGCTGCGTTTTCTCAGGCGCGATTCCAATTCTGCCCGGCTGGGCGGCAGGACAAAAATGCTCACTGCATCCGGCATTTTGCTTTTCACCTGGCGCTCGCCCTGCACATCGATATCGAGCAGCAAATCATGGCCGTGCTCTTCCGCGTGCTGCAAGACTGAGCGGGCGGTCCCATAGTATTTGTCAAACACCTGCGCGTATTCAAGGAAGGCATCGCGCGCAATCATCGCTTCAAATTCTTCGCGCGTAATGAAGTGATACTCGCGGCCATCCTGCTCGCTGCCGCGCGGTAGGCGCGTGGTGTAAGAGATAGAAAATTCCAGGTTCGGCACGTACTGGCGCAGTTCATTCACCAGCGTGGTTTTGCCGGAACCGGAAGGCGCGGAGATGATGTATCGGATGCTGCTCATTCCAGGTTTTGTACCTGCTCGCGGCATTTCTCAATCTCCGATTTCATCAGCAATCCCAGCTCGGTAATGCGCAGCCCCTCGCCTGCCACGCCAGAAGTTTTTGAAAGCAGCGTGTTGGCTTCGCGGTTCAGCTCTTGCAACAGAAAATCCAGCTTTTTGCCCACTTCGCCGCCCTGGTTCAGCAGCTTGCGGAAGTGATCAATGTGAGTGTTCAGGCGGACCAGCTCCTCCTGGATGTCACTGCGCTCGGCCAGGATGGCGGCCTCTTGCAGCACACGGTCCTCGTCGGCGTTTTCAATCAGTTCCAGCATGCGCGACCGGACTTTTTCCATGTAGGCTTTTGAAACGGCAGCGCGGAGCTTGTCCACTTCATTCGTGGCCTTCTCCAGCGAATCCAGCCGGCGGCGCAGTTCGGCTTCCATGCCACGGCCTTCCTGCTCGCGCATAGCATTCAGCTTCTGGATTGCCTGTTCCAGCGCCGCCAGGACTGACGTTTCAAAATTGCCGTCCACCGGAGTCATCGCGCCCAGTGCGCCGGGCATGCGGAACACATTGTTCAAATCGGGCTCGCCGGTGGTGCCGAATTCGCGCGACGCCTTGCGGAACGCCTCAACGTAACCGCCTACCAGTTCGCGATTGAATTCATAGCCCGCTCCGCCCCGGCGCTCCACGCCCAGCGTTACGTCAATGTGCCCGCGGGCCAGCCGTTCTTTTAGCACGCGGCGGATCTTCATCTCCAGTTCGTCCATCTCCAGCGGCATGCGTAGCTGGGGATCAAGAAAGCGATGATTCACGGACTTCAACGACAGGGTAAATGAAGTGCCTTCGCCTGCCTGAGACTTTACCTGCGCAAATCCGGTCATGGATCGGATGGACATAGTTATTTTCTTGGACCTTTTTAGTTTTTAGGACCTAATTTTTGATCTGGGCTTCACGGACGGCAATGCCGGGTTCGTCAACCATTTTGGGGTCTATTTCCATAAACTGCAATTCATATAATTTGCGGTAGGTTCCCAGACGGGTCAGCAGGTCCTCATGTGTGCCGGAGTCGGCAATACGTCCGCCCTCCAGTACCACAATACGGTCAGCATGGCGTACCGTAGTCAGCCGGTGCGCAATCACAAACACTGTTCGGCCGGAAATCAGGTTTTGCAATGCGCCCTGCACCAGCGCTTCAGACTCCGTATCAAGCGACGAGGTGGCTTCGTCCAGAATCAGGATTGGCGCGTTCTTCAGAAGCGCGCGGGCGATCGCGATGCGTTGGCGCTCTCCGCCGGAAAGCCGCAATCCTCGCTCGCCGATCATGGTGTCGTATCCTTCGGGCAAGCGAAGAATAAAATCATGCGCCAGCGCCGCTTTGGCGGCTTCAATCACAGCTTCTCCGGTAACGTGCGGCTGACCATAAGCCACATTGTTGCGCACCGTGTCATTAAAAAGGATGGTTTCCTGTGTCACTACGCCAATCTGCGCGCGCAATGAGGCCAGCGTCACGTCACGGATATCATGTCCATCAATCTTGACCGCGCCTGAAGTTACGTCAAAAAAGCGCGGAATCAGATTGACCAGCGTGGTCTTGCCCGCGCCGCTGGAACCCACGATGGCCACAACTTCTCCGGCGCGTGTTTCTAGGTTCACATTGTGCAGAATTTCCGTTTCCGGACCATTCGCGCCGCCGTAAGAGAAGCAGACGTTTTCAAAACGCACGCGCTCGCGAAAAGCGGGTAGCGCAATCGCGTCAGGCCGCTCCTGGATGTCATCTTCCTCGTCGATAAAACGGAAGATTTCCTGTGACGCCCCCAGCGCCTGCTGAAAGCTGTTATTGAAAAACGCCATTTTGCGCACGGGATCGTAAAGACGGAAGACCGCGATAATAAACGCGATAAAAACGCCGGGCGTCATGGCGCCGCTGTTGATCTGGTTGCGGCCCACCCAAAGCAGCAGCGCGATGGCCAGCACGCCGACTATATCCATCAGCGGCGAACTGACGGCCTGCGCCGCAACCGATTTCAAATTAGCGCGGAAAAGCTTTCTGGCAGCGGTATGAAAGCGGCTGCTCTCCCAATTTTCCATGCCAAAGGCTTTCACGATTCGGTTGCCGGCAATGCTCTCATGCAGAATGTTCTGGATATCGGCCAGTTTGTCCTGGCCTTTGCGCGTCGTGCTGCGTACACGCCGTCCGATCTTGCCGGCGGAAACAATCACAAACGGAACAAAGATCAGCAGTACCCACGCCAGCTTGTGTCCCAGTACAATCACCGCGCCAACAAGAAAGAGCAGGGTAAACAACTGCTGCAGGAACTCGGCCAGCGCAATGGTGAGCGTCACCTGCACTTTTTCAACGTCATTTACGACGGTTGAAACCAACATGCCAGTGGAATGACGGGAGAAAAATGAAATCGACCGCCGGAGAATCGTGTCATACAGGCGGTTGCGCAGGTCCGTGATCAAGCCAAAGCCTGCGTGATTCACCAGATAAGTGCCAATGTAGTCACAAACGCCCTTGATCAGGGCCGTCCCCACCAGAGCCACGGCGACCACCGTAAGAGGATTGCGGAAATGCTGGGGAACAAAATCCTGTAGATAAACCACGTGGTGCGTGCCGGGAAGGTTGGGCAACAGTGTGAGTGAACGCCCTGGGCTCTTGGGGTTCAGGACCTTATCAATGATCGGCCCCATCAAAATGATGCGGAAGCTTTCCATGGCGCCGACAACGGCCATCAACAGCACAGAGCCGATGAAATGCGGCGCGTAAGGACGCAG
This genomic interval carries:
- a CDS encoding site-2 protease family protein codes for the protein MSDIQPLSQEYHVFDPERREITVVVVHPPKRRYWLHALLFLATIFTTLCIGAHMQDTFNRNLGLFTDDLDYWPWQWALQDWHRLLMGLPFSLSLLGILTAHELGHYVYCIRRKVFATLPFFIPAPTLIGTLGAFIRIKSPIKSRADLFDIGIAGPIAGFIVAVPVMFYGLLASKLLTGDAAAAAASSDPAKASMLLGFPLIFKLGHWIMAAMGSHAAVAQAPVSALYLHPMAMAAWVGMLATSLNLLPGGQLDGGHIIFAVNPRLHRPVSMLSILVLLLLSWYYWAGWLLWAVVLRFTGGRHPDVPLMPPLDAKRRVLAFFALLMLALTLIPAPFGDQGLGKVLNDYRAQRQQQPSK
- the priA gene encoding primosomal protein N'; amino-acid sequence: MPTFCDVALPVPLDMAFTYKIAEQQPVVGGRVLVPFRNQRISGVVTAIHDHAPSMQAKTVIQVLDTEPVLDEGLMKLGQWIAQYYLAPIGDVFRGMLPLAAEIKKAKLYRITEVGYEALHASATAGSSRRSKQDIDTQMIEYAVLDYLSMSDEALEGTIRSATGANRQVLDLLLRKKWIAREDVSSVRDAQRTVQVAVLKELFPGKPGGKLNENQQKIVALLQQQAGRVLVEQIRELAVPRTTLQTLVKRGIVELVEEQADFSVSSMKKRGPSHLDFIFNAEQKAALTAIQRSVAEQKFSVSLLHGVTGSGKTAVYLAAMQAVLEQGRAAILLVPEIGLTPAAAANLHQVFGDEVAILHSALSADERAEQWHRIRRGDARIVVGTRSAVFAPVENLALIVVDEEHDSSYKQEETPRYNGRDVAVMRGKLTNAAVVLASATPAIESYHNAEAGKYRLIELKERVERRPLPEVELVDMRSEFQQTGEDQIFSRQLIQEVTDRLDRGEQAMVLLNRRGYSSVVLCRACGETLQCKNCTIAMTYHKAAHRMECHYCGYRQAVPKRCMACNSEHIFFLGTGSEKVEERLHAAFPQARIGRLDRDTVRNRHDFERVLNQFHAGEINLLVGTQMIAKGHDVHGVTLVGVVGADYALGFPDFRAAERTFQLLTQVAGRAGRGEIPGKVVLQTYHPDHYAIQFAQQHDYAGFYEKEVRFRKWMHYPPFSALANVLVRSDKLEQALRWTGQLGKWFEGTRNEGVRVLGPSAAPIMRLKRDYRYHFILKAASREKLNASLRRMLGFADGEKIPRTNVIVDVDAISLL
- the coaBC gene encoding bifunctional phosphopantothenoylcysteine decarboxylase/phosphopantothenate--cysteine ligase CoaBC, producing the protein MKVALGVTGGIAAYKAAELVRLLQDRGIRVQVVMTRAAQEFVRPLTFAALSGEKVITDLFGAGAEEPNIDSAVEHIAVAQAIDALVVAPATADVIAKFAHGEANDFLTTLFLATTAPVVVAPAMNVNMWENAATQANIQTLKARGVAVVEPDSGYLACGMVGAGRLAANETIVLAVLKALKAEQDLAGETVLVTAGPTREPIDPVRYIGNRSSGKMGYALAEAALRRGAKVILISGPTALKPPSSAEVVQVQTAQQMRDAVTAHFERATIVIKAAAVADFTVRAAADEKIKRKGPMTLELEPTIDILAELGAKKGSRIVVGFAAETTDVLANARKKLESKSLDAIVLNDVSQPGIGFDSERNAVTILTHAGAETVPETSKWEVAHRVLDAVVKVKLERTRLGFEQKTKPHHR
- the gmk gene encoding guanylate kinase, whose amino-acid sequence is MSSIRYIISAPSGSGKTTLVNELRQYVPNLEFSISYTTRLPRGSEQDGREYHFITREEFEAMIARDAFLEYAQVFDKYYGTARSVLQHAEEHGHDLLLDIDVQGERQVKSKMPDAVSIFVLPPSRAELESRLRKRSQSENVLAEDVIRRRLDEARREIENYPNYDYILINDRLEQSVDQLQAIVLGERIRRSGKPPSAAEKQYLATAEKCLKANMEDKIRGILATF
- a CDS encoding YicC family protein, whose amino-acid sequence is MSIRSMTGFAQVKSQAGEGTSFTLSLKSVNHRFLDPQLRMPLEMDELEMKIRRVLKERLARGHIDVTLGVERRGGAGYEFNRELVGGYVEAFRKASREFGTTGEPDLNNVFRMPGALGAMTPVDGNFETSVLAALEQAIQKLNAMREQEGRGMEAELRRRLDSLEKATNEVDKLRAAVSKAYMEKVRSRMLELIENADEDRVLQEAAILAERSDIQEELVRLNTHIDHFRKLLNQGGEVGKKLDFLLQELNREANTLLSKTSGVAGEGLRITELGLLMKSEIEKCREQVQNLE
- a CDS encoding ABC transporter ATP-binding protein/permease encodes the protein MRQLTRLLAYLRPYAPHFIGSVLLMAVVGAMESFRIILMGPIIDKVLNPKSPGRSLTLLPNLPGTHHVVYLQDFVPQHFRNPLTVVAVALVGTALIKGVCDYIGTYLVNHAGFGLITDLRNRLYDTILRRSISFFSRHSTGMLVSTVVNDVEKVQVTLTIALAEFLQQLFTLLFLVGAVIVLGHKLAWVLLIFVPFVIVSAGKIGRRVRSTTRKGQDKLADIQNILHESIAGNRIVKAFGMENWESSRFHTAARKLFRANLKSVAAQAVSSPLMDIVGVLAIALLLWVGRNQINSGAMTPGVFIAFIIAVFRLYDPVRKMAFFNNSFQQALGASQEIFRFIDEEDDIQERPDAIALPAFRERVRFENVCFSYGGANGPETEILHNVNLETRAGEVVAIVGSSGAGKTTLVNLIPRFFDVTSGAVKIDGHDIRDVTLASLRAQIGVVTQETILFNDTVRNNVAYGQPHVTGEAVIEAAKAALAHDFILRLPEGYDTMIGERGLRLSGGERQRIAIARALLKNAPILILDEATSSLDTESEALVQGALQNLISGRTVFVIAHRLTTVRHADRIVVLEGGRIADSGTHEDLLTRLGTYRKLYELQFMEIDPKMVDEPGIAVREAQIKN
- a CDS encoding uracil-DNA glycosylase; translation: MGIHDFYRQPIDQSAELALQPVAESTPESAPMKTQISPSLPPVVGDKPSALKLIREDIGDCTRCRLHKGRTNLVFGVGNVNADLMFVGEGPGADEDAKGEPFVGRAGQLLNNMISAMGIKREDVYIANVVKCRPPSNRTPEKDECDTCSPFLMRQIDVIKPKVIVALGAVAAKNLLAVNDSMANLRGRWYDFRDSKLLVTYHPAYLLRDPRQKKEAWKDLQMVMKYLGLNPPSAKSTPE